CTGGAAGCGGTACTCGAACGCCGGGAACACCGCAAGGTCATGGTGTTCCGGCCGCTTTACGCCGTGGGCGGGCAGGAACTCGGCTACCTCCCCGGCACCGAGGCCGAAAAAATGGGGCCCTGGGGGCAGGCGGTCTTCGACACCCTGGAGGCGCTCGTCTCACCGGAGGTGGTGGAAGAGGTCCTGGACCGCGGCATGCTCGAGGTGCTGCCCCTGACTCACATCAGGGGGCGCTCCCTCCACGACGCGTTCGTGATCGTGGACGAGGCGCAGTCGCTGGAGAAAAACGTCCTGCTCACCGTCCTGTCCCGGATTGGACAGAATTCCAAGGTGGTCCTGACCCACGACGTCGCCCAACGCGACAACCTGCGGGTGGGCCGGCACGACGGCGTTGCTGCCGTGGTCGAGACGCTCAAGGGCCATCCGTTGTTCGGGCACGTGACGCTGACCCGCTCCGAGCGTTCGCCCATCGCGGCACTCGTGACGGAACTCCTGGAGGAAGGACAGATCGGCTAGCTTGTCCACAGCACCTGGCCGGTGTTCCGCGGAGGACTCCCGGGGTCGGTACGGTGGGCCCCATGGTGGAGATCCTGGCGGGTTACTACGGTGCGGGTGCGGCCGGAACGGCGGGTGCTTCCGTCGCCGCGGTCCTGCTGGGTGCGGCCCTTGCCTGGTTCGCGGCTGTGGGCCTCCGGCTGGCCGTGATCGATATCCGCACCCGGCGGCTGCCCAACGGGCTGGTCCTGCCCTCCTACCCGGTTGCGGGGGTGCTGCTGGCCGGTGCCGCGCTCGCCGCCGGGGAACCGGACCGGATTGCCGCCATGCTGCTGGGTGCGGCAGGGCTGTGGGCCGGGTTCTTCGCGCTGAGGCTGGCGAATCCTGCGGGCCTGGGCTTCGGGGACGTGAAGCTTGCCGGACTGCTGGGCCTCTATCTGGGTTTTCTCGGCGCCGGCCACGTCCTGGCCGGGATGGTGGCGGCGTTTGTTTTCGGCGGCATCGGCGGGGTGGTGCTGATCCTCACCGGCCGCGGCACGGCGTCGTCGACGGTGGCCTTTGGCCCGTTCCTGCTCCTGGGATCCGCCGTGGCCATGATGGTCCCTGCCCTACAGTAGGAGGATGCCTACCCCAGATTTTGTCCTGTCCCTGCGCGAACGGATAGGGCACGATCCGCTCTGGCTGCCCGGCGTCACGGCCGTGGTGTTTAACGCCGCGGAGCAGGTCCTGCTGGGCCGGCGGGCGGATAACGGACGGTGGGCGCTGATCACCGGCATGCTCGAACCCGGGGAAGAAGCCGGGCCGGGTGCCCTGCGTGAAGTGGAAGAAGAAACCGGCGTCCACGCGGAGCTTGAACACCTCATCCATGTGGGCGCCCACGGTCCGGTGACCTTTCCGAACGGCGACGTGTGCTCCTTCCTGAACCTCGCCTTCAGCTGCCGGTATCTCTCCGGTTCCGCGCGGGTGAACGACGACGAATCCACCAAGGTGGGCTGGTACGCCCTGGATGACCTGCCGCCGCTGAGCGACCGGCACCGCATGCTGATTGACCTGGCCCGCACGGCGACCGGTGTTCCCGTCTTCGAGCGCTGAGCCACTGACAACCCAAACAGGAAAGGGCCGCCCCGCAGCAGCGGGACGGCCCTTTCGCCGGTTAATGCAAAACGAATCCGTTACTTCTCCCGGTAGGGGTTCTCCGGAGCCTGCAGCGGAGCCTCTGGAGCTTCCGCACGGCCGCCTTCCGCAGGAGTGCCTGACGGGGAGGTAGCCTCCCGGCCGGTCCCCTTCAGCGCGGCGAGACGTTCTGCTTCCAGCCGGTCCGCCTCGGGGCCGCCCACTGCTTCGCCCCGGGCCACCATGCCGGCCACATCGGACAGCGGGATTTCCTTCAGGAAGAACGCAAGGACCAATGCGATGACGAGGAACGGGATCAGGTACCAGAAGACCGGGGCAAGCGAATCGGCGTAGGCCGTGACGATGCCCTCCCGCAGCGGCTCGGGCAGGGTGTCGAGCACCGACGGCTGCAGGGTGGCAGTCGCCTCGCCTGCCGCACCGGCGTCGAGCCCGG
This window of the Arthrobacter sp. zg-Y919 genome carries:
- a CDS encoding prepilin peptidase; translation: MVEILAGYYGAGAAGTAGASVAAVLLGAALAWFAAVGLRLAVIDIRTRRLPNGLVLPSYPVAGVLLAGAALAAGEPDRIAAMLLGAAGLWAGFFALRLANPAGLGFGDVKLAGLLGLYLGFLGAGHVLAGMVAAFVFGGIGGVVLILTGRGTASSTVAFGPFLLLGSAVAMMVPALQ
- a CDS encoding NUDIX domain-containing protein; this encodes MPTPDFVLSLRERIGHDPLWLPGVTAVVFNAAEQVLLGRRADNGRWALITGMLEPGEEAGPGALREVEEETGVHAELEHLIHVGAHGPVTFPNGDVCSFLNLAFSCRYLSGSARVNDDESTKVGWYALDDLPPLSDRHRMLIDLARTATGVPVFER